From Salvia splendens isolate huo1 chromosome 3, SspV2, whole genome shotgun sequence, a single genomic window includes:
- the LOC121795836 gene encoding kinesin-like protein KIN-UB isoform X4, giving the protein MAYGQTGTGKTYTLGRLGDEDTSARGIMVRAMEDILANISPETDSISVSFLQLYMESIQDLLNPANDNISIVEDQKTGDVSLPGATVCEIRDQQSFIQLLRLGEAHRIAANTKLNTESSRSHALLMVNIGSEGHMLEEAKSINLSLSALGKCINALAENSPHVPVRDSKLTRLLKDSFGGTSRTSLVVTIGPSPRHRAETASTIMFGQRAMKVENMLKIKEEFDYKSLAKRLEMEIDKLMTENERQLKVYENEIERIRLEAQKRVAEAEGNYVEALEEEKTKCQMDYMESIKRLEEKWTINQQKHAINAEINNGAGNEKVAELKRLLQDEVCLRKAAEDEIQKIKNQLYRFSKMELAGRNSDGFSIHQVLEEESCQKKKLEEEVRVLRSLLAQISIEAHQFRSYPDGSNSANPLLGLDSLEPLNQMRSRDCNNGERASITNLHEQDVGYGFLSYHYHFRLSSCFCIHLPLDITVGLQKILSLLQSEDANVRTHAVKVVANLAAEEGNQEKIVEAGGLTSLLMLLRTYDDETIHRIAAGAIANLAMNEANQELIMAQGGICQLAMTATDAEDPQTLRMVAGAIANLCGNDKLQMRLRSEGGMKALLGMVRCRHPDVLSQVARGIANFAKCESRASSQVTGSRHGRSLLIDDGALPWIVQNANSEASLIRRHVELALCHLAQHEVNAKDMISRGALWELVRISRDCSRADIRALARRTLTSSSTFQSELRRLRIEV; this is encoded by the exons ATGGCTTATGGTCAAACCGGAACTGGGAAGACGTATACTCTTGGCCGATTGGGTGATGAAGATACCTCTGCTCGGGGTATAATGGTTCGTGCGATGGAGGATATACTTGCAAACATCTCACCTGAGACTGATTCTATTTCAGTTTCATTCCTGCAG CTTTATATGGAATCCATCCAAGATCTACTGAACCCAGCTAATGATAATATATCAATTGTTGAGGACCAGAAAACTGGTGATGTTTCTTTGCCAGGGGCTACTGTCTGCGAGATCAGAGACCAGCAAAGTTTCATTCAACTCTTACGCTTAGGGGAAGCGCATAGGATTGCTGCCAACACCAAACTGAACACTGAATCTTCTCGGAGTCACGCCCTTCTGATGGTAAATATTG GAAGCGAGGGTCATATGCTAGAAGAAGCCAAGTCTATAAATCTTTCACTTAGTGCCTTAGGGAAATGTATAAATGCTTTGGCAGAAAACAGTCCTCATGTCCCAGTTCGAGATTCAAAGCTTACAAGGCTACTTAAAGATTCATTTGGAG GGACATCCAGAACTTCATTAGTTGTCACAATTGGTCCATCTCCACGTCATCGAGCAGAGACTGCAAGTACCATAATGTTTGGGCAAAGG GCTATGAAAGTGGAGAACATGCTGAAGATTAAGGAAGAATTTGACTACAAAAGCTTGGCCAAAAGACTTGAGATGGAAATTGATAAACTTATGACTGAGAATGAAAGGCAGCTAAAGGTTTATGAAAATGAGATTGAAAGAATCAGATTGGAAGCACAGAAACGTGTAGCTGAGGCTGAAGGGAATTATGTGGAAGCCTTAGAG GAGGAGAAAACCAAATGTCAGATGGATTATATGGAGTCAATTAAGAGGCTTGAGGAGAAGTGGACCATCAACCAGCAAAAGCATGCAATTAATGCAGAG ATTAACAATGGTGCTGGTAATGAAAAGGTTGCGGAGCTAAAAAGATTGCTTCAGGATGAAGTTTGTCTACGAAAAGCAGCTGAAGATGAAATTCAGAAGATAAAAAATCAGCTATATAGATTTTCAAAGATGGAG TTGGCAGGAAGAAACTCTGATGGCTTTAGCATTCATCAAGTGCTGGAAGAGGAGAGTTGTCAGAAAAAGAAACTAGAAGAAGAAGTGAGAGTTTTAAGGAGTCTACTGGCACAAATATCTATTGAAGCTCATCAA TTCAGGAGCTATCCAGATGGATCCAACTCTGCCAACCCCCTACTTGGTCTAGATTCCTTAGAACCACTTAATCAAATGCGGTCAAGAGATTGTAATAATGGAGAACGAGCATCTATTACAAACCTTCATGAACAAGATGTTGGTTATGGCTTTCTATCATATCATTATCATTTCAGGTTATCTTCTTGTTTTTGTATTCATCTGCCACTTGATATAACAGTTGGATTGCAAAAGATATTATCATTACTTCAGTCTGAGGATGCTAATGTACGAACACATGCGGTAAAAGTGGTAGCCAACTTAGCTGCAGAAG AAGGAAATCAGGAAAAGATAGTTGAAGCTGGTGGTCTCACTTCATTGCTAATGCTCCTTAGAACATACGATGATGAAACAATTCATAGAATTGCAGCTGGCGCTATTGCTAATCTTGCTATGAATG AGGCTAACCAAGAGCTCATAATGGCCCAAGGTGGAATCTGTCAGTTAGCTATGACAGCTACTGATGCAGAAGATCCTCAGACTCTAAGAATGGTTGCTGGAGCAATAGCTAATCTCTGTGGCAATG ATAAACTGCAAATGAGATTGAGGTCAGAAGGTGGCATGAAAGCTCTATTAGGGATGGTGAGATGTAGACATCCTGATGTTCTATCTCAAGTTGCCCGTGGTATTGCAAATTTTGCGAAGTGTGAATCTAGGGCTTCTAGTCAAG TTACAGGATCAAGGCACGGCCGTTCCCTCCTGATAGATGATGGCGCATTACCGTGGATAGTACAAAATGCCAACAGCGAAGCTTCACTGATCAGGCGCCATGTCGAGCTTGCACTCTGCCACCTCGCACAGCATG AGGTGAATGCAAAAGACATGATCAGCAGAGGAGCCCTTTGGGAGCTAGTTCGTATTTCGCGGGACTGTTCTAGGGCGGATATAAGGGCCCTTGCTCGTCGAACTCTGACCTCAAGTTCCACATTTCAGTCTGAACTGCGACGCCTAAGGATCGAGGTTTAG